From the Theropithecus gelada isolate Dixy chromosome 16, Tgel_1.0, whole genome shotgun sequence genome, the window GTACTGGCCCGGCTCTCCTTCCTGGAAGGCAGCTAAGGCTTTGCAAGACCTGTTTTCAGCCCTTTCCTTCCCCCAGGATGAGCTGACGGCAGCCCATTCACTCTGCTTCTCCCCGGATGGCTCCCAGCTCTTCTGTGGCTTCAACCGGACTGTACGTGTTTTCTCCACGGCCCGGCCTGGCCGAGACTGCGAGGTCCGAGCCACGTTTGGTAAGCATCTGTGCCTccaagggaggaggagagggaagagcacTGCCACCTGCACAGGGGCCTGTGTGAGCCGAGGGCCACCTGTGGGGTTTCACGCCGTCCTCTGTACGGCCTGGGAGCAGGTGCAGCCCAGTCGGCAGAGGAGCAAACAGACTCAGAGCAGGTAGGAAACCTTCCCAAGGTCAACCAGCTGGTCAAAGGACTGCTTCCTTCCTGAACCCATACCCTGTCAGCTGTGGAGCTTTTGGTCTCTGAAATCTTTCTAGAAAATTCTTGATAAAGCTGATTCCATTTTCCTGTAGGCCTTCAACTTGCATCTGTCCAAGGAAAAACTGAGATTTGAGAGGGATGAAGTGGGGCTTGGGCATTTAGGTCCTTTGGGAGGATAGATGTGGGGAGCATCAGAGGTCTTTGTCCTGCTTGTGACACACAGCATGGGGGAGATGTTGAGTCCAGGCATGTTGGTGCTGGGATGGGAGACAGACCTCTGCTTAGCCTGGTTAGTGCCAGGAGCCATCGCCCCCTCCCCCCACTTTGTTCCTTCCCTCTCTAGCAAAAAAGCAGGGCCAGAGCGGCATCATCTCCTGTATAGCcttcagcccagcccagcccctctaTGCCTGTGGCTCCTACGGCCGCTCCCTGGGTCTGTATGCCTGGGGTGATGGTTCCCCTCTTGCCTTGCTGGGAGGGCACCAAGGGGGCATCACCCACCTCTGCTTTCATCCCGATGGCAACCGCTTCTTCTCAGGAGCCCGCAAGGTAGGGGTCACACCCTGAGAGCCCAAAGCACCTGGGCAGTGGGGCAGGAGCGGGGATGTAGTCTGCAGTGTAGGGGAATGgggatggggaaaaaaatcccaagcTGAAGGAGTGCCTGGAGACCCCGAGGGAGGCAGAGACATCCAGGGCTTTGGGGGCGACTCCAGGTCCTGTTCCATGTCTCCAGGATGCTGAGCTCCTGTGCTGGGATCTCCGGCAGCCTGGTTACCCACTATGGTCCCTGGGTCGAGAGGTGACCACCAATCAGCGCATCTACTTCGATCTGGACCCGTGAGTGGCCGTGGCTCCTTCCTACACAGGGCCCTGAGAAGCCTAGGAATGCCAGAGCCCAGCTGTAGGGTCCTAGCCCCTGGGTGTGAGTGGTTTCTGCCCCAGGGGTGAGGCCTCTGCCAGcaaatctctcttctctctcccaggACCGGGCAGTTTCTAGTGAGTGGCAGCACGAGCGGGGCCGTCTCTGTGTGGGACACGGGCGGGCCTGGCAATGATGGGAAGCCGGAGTCCATGTTGAGTTTTCTGCCCCAGAAGGACTGCACCAATGGCGTGAGGTCCTCAGTTCCATTCCAGAGATGTTGGGGCTTGGGTTGGGGATGGAAGTGAATCCCAGAGGGAGCAAGTGTCCTCACTGAAGGCACTGATAGACCGTCCCCATCTCTCCCTCAGCCTGCACCCTAGCCTGCCTCTCCTGGCCACTGCCTCCGGTCAGCGTGTGTTTCCCGAGCCCACAGAGAGTGGGGACGAAGGAGAGGAGGAGTTGGGCCTTCCCCTGCTCTCCACACGCCATGTCCACCTTGAATGTCGGCTTCAGCTCTGGTGGTGTGGGGGGGGCCCAGACTCCAGCATCCCTGATGATCACCAGGGCGAGAAAGGGCAGGGAGGAACGGAGGGAGGTGTGGGTGAGCTTATATAAAAAGGTTTTTATGATACTAGAGTCTTCGTGTCTGTTTGTGGGGGGGCGTATGAGTGAGGTGGGGGTCGGGCAGGGGGACTGGCGGGCTCCCTGGTCCAGCAGCAGTGGGTATGGCATATTGTTCCTGAAACCAGGGGTTGAGAGGTGGGACTAGGCAGGAGCCAATGGGGTGGCTGAGCTTGATGTGAAGTcaagtgggtgggggtggggcttcATGCCATTGACTGGTTGGTTGCTAGGCAACTTGGTAAACTGAAGGGGGAAACCTGTTTGAAATCTCACTCCCAaggtgggggtggcaggggtCAGGGTGAGCCGGGCTGAGCAGGAGCTGGGTCAGACTGTTGGGTGTGACCGTGTGAGACTGTGCAGACAGTGACAGGGTGGCTGTCACCCACACTCCACACTGCCATTCTCCAGCAGCATGGGGACCATTACTCAGCTCTGAGGGGAGCAGGagcactcccctcccctccccggggCTCCCCAGGAGGCAGACAACCCAGTTGCCAGAGTCAAGGACACACCTAAAAGAGGAAAGGTGTTGAAAAATACAGTCGTCACCTTTGGTATTGCTGTTCCATGCGGGGCGCGGCGAGGGTCTTATTCATTCAGCAGCTGTCGCTGGGCTTGTTTCTCCATTTGTCTGCTCTgtctttgggggtggggggacgaGTGTGTCATTTGAAGCAGtgactcctccctcctccccccaacACCTTCCCAAACACTGACAATGGGGGGACTTTGAAGAAATACCGCCAGCAGGGGATGTGATTTTGGACCTCACAATCAAAGGGAAGGGACGAAAGGCCTGTGGAGGCTTGAGAGGGAGAGGAATGTCACCCCTGCCCAGAGGTGCTGAAAGCCAGGGCTCTTACACCCGAAAAGGcaactcctcccttcccccaggatAATTGGAAACAGCCCTTCCTGCGCAGGGCCGGTTTGGGGTTGTAGGTACGCCCCTTCTCCCAGCCCCGCTTCTCCCCGCAGCCATCTAGGAAAGGCCCAAGTGTATCCCTTAAACTCTTATTTTTCACTACCCCCCAGGTAACAACAGCACATGGTCCATGGAGCGGTGACAAAGGAGACCCCAAGAGTGGGAGTTGCGCAGCCTGGGTTTGGTTTCTAGCTTTATCCCAGacttcctgtgtgaccttgggcaagtcatggggcctccctaagcctcagtttcctcatctctgcaATGGGATCGTTAGCTCTGCCCCTCCCACTTCACACAGGTAGTCGTGACGATCAGCTCCGCCGCAGTCTGTAAAGTGCCAAGCCTTCAAGGTTATTATTCTTCTCTCCAGACCTGCCGGGAGCAGCGGTGTTGTTTTGGGATGGTGGAGAAGGCTGCGGGAGCGAAAGGGGTGGGTTCCTCGGGGTGGAGAGGGCGAGAGCCTTTCTGGATTCGAGAGAGGAAGATTCCAGCAGCTTGGGCGATCGGAGGGCAGGAGGGGAGCCGGGCAGAACTCAGCCGGAGCCAGAGGCTCGGAGACACAAAGGGGGCGTGAGAGTCCGCGCCGGGGGCTGAGGCGGGGCGGCGGGCGGGAGGTGCGCGAGGTGAGGGAGGTGTGGGGGGCGTGGGCCGCGGGATGCTGCCGCCCGCTCCGCCTCGAGCTCCAGCTCCGGTTTTTCCCTCCACCATCCTCTCCCCATCCCCGCCTCTCCTTTAACTCCCCCCTCCTGGGCTCGGGACTGGTTTCCTCCCTTAGCCCGCTGCCCTCAATCCCGGCGAGGCTGGGGCTCCGGCTCGGCGCCCCATTCCTCGCTCCCTGGTCCGGCGCCCCATGCCGCCCCCGCCCGGCCCCCGGCTCCGCCAGTCCCCCACTTAGTCGGGCTCACAGATCCCGGGGTGCTGGCGCGTGGGCCGGGGGCGCGTAGGGCGCCTGCAGACGGCCCCTGGAAGGGCTCTGGTGGGGCTGAGCGTTCTGCCGCGGGGGCGCGGGCACAGCAGGAAGCAGGTCCGCGTGGGCGCTGGGGGCATCAGCTACTGGGGTGGTCCGGGCTGAAGAGCCAGGCATCCAAGGCAGCCACCCCGGGGGGTGAGCGACTTTGGGGGAGTTGGTGCCCCGCCCCCCAGGCCTTGGCGGGGTCATGGGGCCCCCCCATTTTGGGCCGGGGGGCGTGCGAGTCGGGGCCCTACTGCTGCTGGGGGTTTTGGGGCTGGTGTCTGGGCTCAGCCTGGAGCCTGTCTACTGGAACTCGGCGAATAAGAGGTGAGCGGCCTGCGGCTGGGGAGACCCCAGATCCTAGGGCAGTGGGTAGGGAAGTTTTGGGGACTTGGGGGCTGGCTTCTGTGGGCAGGGAGGAGGCGGGAGGGAAGGTGCTGGTGCTCTGATGTGTGACGGGTTACTAGACAGGTGATCTTGGGAGCCAGACTCCGGGTCCCACGCAGAGCTGGATGCGGGTGGTGCTATGGATGTCAGGAGTTTGGAGACCCCAAAGGGGCAAGGAGAAGAAAGTTCATGGGTAGCCGGGAGGGCAGTGAGGTGGGTATTTGGATCTGTGGGAGGCCTGCGTCGGGGGCTGGGCTTGGAGGGAGCCTGGTTACTGTCAGCTCTCAGGAGAGAGCTGCAGATTAGGTGCTGCAAGTGGCTGAAGGGAAGGCAGGGCAGGGTGCCTCCCTCCCCCAGAGGGACTGGGCGTCCGAGATGGGAGGCAAGGGGGTTCCATTTGGGGGCTCTGGGGACAACTTCTCCAAGGCTCCTTGACTCACTTCACAGTCTGTCTCCCAACTCTTCCCCACAGCCAGAGGGTCGGTGAACTGTTGGCTGAACGATTTCCCAGCCAGAACATATTCCTGCCTTCCTGGCTTGCGGGTCTCTTTCTGGAAGCAGCCTCGAGCCCCCgagccctccttccttcccttttgcaTCTGGAGTCCTGAGGACTCCATTGCCTCCTCCCCCGATCTTTGCTGCAAACTCTTCTGTCAGACCCTCCGTTCCGTGGCATGCCTGCTTTGCTCTGAAAAGAGGCCAGGGGTCAGATGAAACTTCAAGCCACGCTGGGTAGGACAGAACCTTCGGGAGGTCAGCTGGGTCCCTTGCCTGCATGCAGATCCCACTTCCCGCTCGTAAAAGAGTTGTGTTTTGAAAAATTCCTACTTCCCTGGGGAGACTGTGTGAGGCTATGGGAAGCAAGTGGGCTTTGGAGCTTATCAAATCCTAGTTCTTAATCCTAGCTCTGCAGCTttcagctgtgtggccttgggcatgtcacttaacctttctgagtttGTATCCTCAATCCTTACAGCTATTATGAGTATTAGCGGTCAGGTGTTTGAATGTATTCTGTGCTCATTAAAGGAGAGCTAGGATTATTGTTCCTCTCTttacttcccagcctccctcaCACTTCTTTGCCCTgccatccctccctctctttttcccgGATCTCTTTGGGTATAATCTCAATGTCTTTTCTGTACTCAGTCACCTACCCGCCAACTCCCAGCTGCAATGTGAGTATCAGGTGTGTAGCTTGAGAACCTAAGCTTGTTTTCACAGGGTAGAGAAAAGGGAGTTAGGGTGTCCTGGGGGCTCTTTTGGatgtggggtgggagtgggacaCTTGGGAGTCTGGGAAGATATCAAGTAGCAGCCCCCTGGGACCCAGtcctgagaccctgtctcacctATTAATGTTCAGGAAGGGGCTGCAGGGGTTGGCAAGTTGTGGCTGTGCTGGGACAGTGGATGCCTGGGTGCACTGGCCAAGGAGATGGTGAAGTGTGTTGGTTGTGGTTAGAAAAGTCAACTCCTTTCCTTTCCAAAGCAATAAGCACTTGCCCCAGAAGTCTAAGACCCAGTGTGGGATTCTGAGCGGGAGAATGACTCAGGCAGCAGCTCCCTAGACCCTGGTTCCTATCAGCCCCATTGATGGTCATGACCAAACCAGGCATTTGCCTTCTGTCCTATTAGCTGGCTAACTTAGGACACTGGTCTGGACCACCCTCCACACAGGCCCTCCCTGACCCGCCCCCTTTGCCCCGAAATTCAGTGGTGGCCTGGAGGAGGGGAGGCTCTGCCCCCATGGTTGGCTGCCATGGAATAGTGAAATCACCTGGGAGGGGTGGGCTGTGTGGTTCCAGAGAGGCCAGCTCCTTGGTAACTGGCATCCTGTTGCCATGGCAACGGGGCTGGTGATGGAGCGGGAGATGGCAGTGTGCATGTGGTGAGGGCGGGCTGAAGAGTGCATTTGGGCACACCAAGGGGCAGGAGACCTCTGAGCCTGGCTTCCTGCTGCTTCCAATGTGAACGCACAGAGTTCTTGGTGCCTGCTCTATAAGAACTGACTTTCCACTCAGACAAAGGCGGGCAGGCGTGAGCTGAGAATTGCTGTCCTGGAAGGTTGTGGGGTGAGGGAAGGAAAGCTCTGGGGGCCAGACCTCTGACATCTCTTCCTTGTCCACCTTACCCTCCTCCCCATAGGTTCCAGGCAGAGGGTGGTTATGTGCTGTACCCTCAGATCGGGGACCGGCTAGACCTGCTCTGCCCCCGGGCCCGGCCTCCTGGCCCTCACTCCTCTCCTAATTATGAGTTCTACAAGCTGTACCTGGTAGGGGGTGCCCAGGGCCGGCGCTGTGAGGCACCCCCTGCCCCAAACCTCCTTCTTACTTGTGATCGCCCAGACCTGGATCTCCGCTTCACCATCAAGTTCCAGGAGTATAGCCCTAACCTCTGGGGCCACGAGTTCCGCTCGCACCACGATTACTACATCATTGGTACTGCTGGGCAGAGTGCACGATTGAGTGGGGGGCTGCTCCTGATACTgagcagagagggagggggaCCCCTGCAGCCAAGAGGGAGATCCCAGTGCCCTCAGGCGGTGTTCACACCAGGGCGTGGGGCCAGAACTGGGGCTAGACTCTGGAGTGCCAACCTCTTCCTCTGATTTTTCTCTCCCAGCCACATCGGATGGGACCCGGGAGGGCCTGGAGAGCCTGCAGGGAGGTGTGTGCCTAACCAGAGGCATGAAGGTGCTTCTCCGAGTGGGACAAAGTGAGTGGGGCTGGGGGACGCCTCCTGGGCGCGAAGGGATGTTGGGGCAGTACAATCATGGTCAGGGGCAGTTGTCTCAGCTCCTCTCTTGGGCCTTCCTCATCTCCAGGTCCCCGAGGAGGGGCTGCCCCCCGAAAACCTGTGTCTGAAATGCCCATGGAAAGAGACCGAGGGGCAGCCCAcagcctggagcctgggaagGAGAACATGCCAGGTAGGAACCAGGGGCTAGCTCCCCGCCTTCCCCAGCTTCCTCTGCTCTCAGACCCCAGCTGCCCTGCtgtcaccctccctccctcttcagtTTTGGGGGCGGTGATAcaggaaagaggagaagagaggatgggagggtgggaggggaatgGAAGCCAAATGAGGAAAAGACTCAATTAGAACTAATTAGCCAAGTCAGTGCTTCAATCAGTGCTGTCAGAGGAGTGGGGAGGACTCCGTGGCAGGAAGCTGAAGGGCTGGACACCTGGATTCTGAGTGGGGTTCggcgggggaggggaggtggggtcCCCAAGGGGCCTGGGCCCTATAAGGGAAGCCCATGGGGACCCCCAGGGTTGGGTGTCCAGATGCCCAGGTGGCTCCTTCAGTCCCTCCCCCTCTTTCCT encodes:
- the WRAP53 gene encoding telomerase Cajal body protein 1 isoform X2, translated to MKTLETQPLAPDCCPSDQDPAPAHPSPHASPMDKNADTELMPPPLEREDPPRLSPDPVAGSAVSQELGEGDPVSLSTPLETEFGAPSELSPQIEEQELSENTRLPAEEANGSLSEEEANRPELGSEEAMEDASGEPAAEDEGDTAWNYSFSQLPRFLSGSWSEFSTQPENFLKGCKWAPDGSCILTNSADNILRIYNLPPELYHEGEQVEYAEMVPVLRMVEGDTIYDYCWYSLMSSAQPDTSYVASSSRENPIHIWDAFTGELRASFRAYNHLDELTAAHSLCFSPDGSQLFCGFNRTVRVFSTARPGRDCEVRATFAKKQGQSGIISCIAFSPAQPLYACGSYGRSLGLYAWGDGSPLALLGGHQGGITHLCFHPDGNRFFSGARKDAELLCWDLRQPGYPLWSLGREVTTNQRIYFDLDPTGQFLVSGSTSGAVSVWDTGGPGNDGKPESMLSFLPQKDCTNGVSLHPSLPLLATASGQRVFPEPTESGDEGEEELGLPLLSTRHVHLECRLQLWWCGGGPDSSIPDDHQGEKGQGGTEGGVGELI
- the WRAP53 gene encoding telomerase Cajal body protein 1 isoform X3, translating into MKTLETQPLAPDCCPSDQDPAPAHPSPHASPMDKNADTELMPPPLEREDPPRLSPDPVAGSAVSQELGEGDPVSLSTPLETEFGAPSELSPQIEEQELSENTRLPAEEANGSLSEEEANRPELGSEEAMEDASGEPAAEDEGDTAPDGSCILTNSADNILRIYNLPPELYHEGEQVEYAEMVPVLRMVEGDTIYDYCWYSLMSSAQPDTSYVASSSRENPIHIWDAFTGELRASFRAYNHLDELTAAHSLCFSPDGSQLFCGFNRTVRVFSTARPGRDCEVRATFAKKQGQSGIISCIAFSPAQPLYACGSYGRSLGLYAWGDGSPLALLGGHQGGITHLCFHPDGNRFFSGARKDAELLCWDLRQPGYPLWSLGREVTTNQRIYFDLDPTGQFLVSGSTSGAVSVWDTGGPGNDGKPESMLSFLPQKDCTNGVSLHPSLPLLATASGQRVFPEPTESGDEGEEELGLPLLSTRHVHLECRLQLWWCGGGPDSSIPDDHQGEKGQGGTEGGVGELI
- the EFNB3 gene encoding ephrin-B3; protein product: MGPPHFGPGGVRVGALLLLGVLGLVSGLSLEPVYWNSANKRFQAEGGYVLYPQIGDRLDLLCPRARPPGPHSSPNYEFYKLYLVGGAQGRRCEAPPAPNLLLTCDRPDLDLRFTIKFQEYSPNLWGHEFRSHHDYYIIATSDGTREGLESLQGGVCLTRGMKVLLRVGQSPRGGAAPRKPVSEMPMERDRGAAHSLEPGKENMPGDPTSNATSRGAEGPLPPPSMPAVAGAAGGLALLLLGVAGAGGAMCWRRRRAKPSESRHPGPGSFGRGGSLGLGGGGGMGPREAEPGELGIALRGGGAADPPFCPHYEKVSGDYGHPVYIVQDGPPQSPPNIYYKV